One window of the Candidatus Chryseobacterium colombiense genome contains the following:
- the rplN gene encoding 50S ribosomal protein L14, whose product MLQTESRLKVADNTGAKEVLVIRVLGGTRRRYASVGDKIVVTIKDSTPSGNAKKGQVSKAVVVRTKKAVRRKDGSYIKFEDNACVLLNAAGEMRGTRVFGPVARELRDKEYMKIISLAPEVL is encoded by the coding sequence ATGTTACAAACAGAATCAAGATTAAAAGTTGCTGATAACACAGGTGCAAAAGAAGTACTAGTTATTAGAGTTCTGGGAGGAACCAGAAGAAGATATGCTTCAGTTGGTGATAAAATCGTTGTTACTATCAAAGATTCTACACCATCAGGAAACGCTAAAAAAGGTCAGGTATCTAAAGCTGTAGTAGTAAGAACTAAAAAAGCGGTTAGAAGAAAAGATGGTTCATACATCAAATTCGAAGACAATGCTTGTGTATTACTAAACGCAGCGGGAGAAATGAGAGGAACTCGTGTTTTCGGACCGGTTGCTCGTGAGTTGAGAGACAAAGAATATATGAAAATCATTTCATTAGCTCCTGAAGTACTTTAA
- the rplX gene encoding 50S ribosomal protein L24: MSKLKIKRGDNVIVTTGKKGLKGSTGEVIEVIKKEGRDPRVVVAGLNIIKKHVKPSASNPQGGIVEREASIHISNVALVGKDGKAIKIGYKIEGDKKVRINKKTGETL, translated from the coding sequence ATGTCAAAGTTAAAAATAAAAAGAGGAGATAACGTAATCGTAACTACAGGTAAGAAAGGTCTTAAAGGTAGTACTGGTGAAGTTATTGAAGTGATCAAAAAAGAAGGAAGAGACCCTAGAGTAGTTGTTGCAGGACTTAACATCATCAAAAAGCACGTTAAGCCTTCAGCTTCAAATCCTCAAGGAGGAATCGTTGAAAGAGAAGCTTCTATTCATATCTCAAACGTAGCTTTAGTTGGAAAAGACGGAAAAGCTATCAAAATCGGTTACAAAATCGAAGGAGATAAGAAAGTAAGAATCAACAAAAAAACGGGTGAAACTTTATAA
- the rplE gene encoding 50S ribosomal protein L5 produces MEYIARPKKAYKETIVPAMMEEFGYKSVMQVPRLEKIILSQGLGDATADKKIIDYAVEELTNITGQKAVGTISKKDEAAFKLRKGMPVGAKVTLRANKMYEFLDRLTSSALPRIRDFSGIKADGFDGRGNYNLGITEQIIFPEIVIDKVKKIQGMDITFVTTAKTDKEAKALLTHFGLPFKKN; encoded by the coding sequence ATGGAATATATAGCAAGACCCAAAAAAGCATATAAAGAAACGATTGTTCCAGCAATGATGGAAGAATTCGGATACAAATCAGTAATGCAGGTACCAAGACTTGAGAAAATCATTTTATCTCAAGGTTTAGGAGACGCTACTGCTGATAAAAAGATCATCGATTATGCTGTTGAAGAATTAACGAACATCACTGGTCAGAAGGCTGTAGGTACAATCTCTAAGAAAGACGAAGCTGCTTTCAAATTGAGAAAAGGTATGCCTGTAGGTGCTAAAGTTACTCTTAGAGCTAATAAAATGTATGAGTTCTTAGATAGATTAACTTCTTCTGCATTGCCACGTATTAGAGATTTCTCTGGTATTAAAGCTGACGGATTTGATGGTAGAGGTAACTATAACTTAGGTATCACTGAGCAAATCATCTTCCCTGAGATCGTAATCGACAAAGTGAAAAAAATCCAAGGGATGGACATCACTTTCGTTACTACTGCGAAAACAGATAAAGAAGCTAAAGCATTATTAACTCACTTCGGTTTACCATTTAAAAAGAACTAA
- the rpsN gene encoding 30S ribosomal protein S14, translating into MAKESMKARERKREALVAKYAAKRQALKEAGDYEGLQKLPKNASPVRLHNRCKLTGRPRGYMRTFGISRVTFREMANNGLIPGVKKASW; encoded by the coding sequence ATGGCTAAAGAATCAATGAAAGCGCGTGAGCGCAAAAGAGAAGCACTAGTTGCTAAATACGCTGCTAAAAGACAAGCTCTTAAAGAAGCTGGTGATTACGAAGGACTTCAAAAATTGCCTAAAAATGCTTCTCCTGTAAGATTACACAACAGATGTAAACTAACAGGTAGACCAAGAGGATACATGAGAACGTTCGGTATTTCCAGAGTAACTTTCAGAGAAATGGCAAACAACGGTCTTATCCCGGGAGTTAAAAAAGCTAGTTGGTAA
- the rpsH gene encoding 30S ribosomal protein S8, translating into MVTDPISDFLTRVRNAQSAGHKVVEIPASKIKKEITKILFDQGYILNYKFEDSAVQGTIKIALKYDKQTNKPAIKSIQRASRPGLRQYKGSGELPRVLNGLGISIISTSKGVMTDKKAREEKVGGEVICYVY; encoded by the coding sequence ATGGTAACAGATCCAATTTCAGATTTCCTAACAAGAGTAAGGAACGCACAAAGCGCAGGCCACAAAGTGGTGGAAATTCCTGCATCGAAAATCAAAAAGGAGATTACTAAGATCTTATTTGATCAAGGGTATATCTTAAACTACAAGTTTGAAGATAGCGCTGTTCAAGGAACGATCAAAATCGCTTTGAAGTACGATAAGCAAACTAACAAACCAGCTATCAAGTCTATCCAAAGAGCTTCTAGACCAGGTTTGAGACAGTACAAAGGTTCAGGAGAACTTCCAAGAGTACTAAACGGTTTGGGTATTTCTATCATCTCTACTTCTAAAGGAGTAATGACTGACAAGAAAGCTAGAGAAGAAAAAGTAGGCGGTGAAGTAATCTGCTATGTTTATTAA
- the rplF gene encoding 50S ribosomal protein L6, whose protein sequence is MSRIGKAIITIPAGVTITENNGVVTVKGPKGELSQELTAGITIEQKDGELNVNRPSDAKQHKALHGLYRALINNMIVGVNTGFEKKLELVGVGYRASHAGQKLELALGFSHGIVLELPSEVKVDTLTEKGKNPIITLTSHDNQLLGMVAAKIRSFRKPEPYKGKGVRFVGEIVRRKAGKSA, encoded by the coding sequence ATGTCAAGAATTGGTAAAGCAATTATAACAATTCCAGCAGGAGTTACAATCACTGAAAACAATGGTGTAGTAACTGTAAAAGGTCCTAAAGGAGAACTTTCTCAGGAACTTACAGCAGGAATTACTATAGAACAGAAAGATGGAGAACTGAACGTAAACAGACCATCTGATGCTAAACAACACAAAGCGCTTCACGGTTTATACAGAGCGTTAATCAACAACATGATTGTTGGTGTAAATACAGGTTTCGAAAAGAAACTAGAATTAGTAGGGGTAGGATACAGAGCTTCACACGCAGGTCAAAAACTTGAGTTAGCTTTAGGATTCTCTCACGGTATCGTACTAGAACTTCCAAGCGAAGTGAAAGTAGATACATTGACTGAAAAAGGTAAAAACCCAATTATTACTTTAACGTCTCACGACAACCAACTTCTAGGGATGGTAGCTGCAAAGATCCGTTCTTTCAGAAAGCCTGAGCCATACAAAGGAAAAGGTGTAAGATTCGTAGGAGAAATTGTTAGACGTAAAGCTGGTAAATCTGCTTAA
- the rplR gene encoding 50S ribosomal protein L18, which produces MALSKLEKRIRIKRRVRGKISGSSELPRLSVYKSNKEIYAQLIDDNSGKTLASASSREKGVDATGTKSEVSAAVGKAIAAKAIAAGIENIVFDRNGFVYHGRIKALADGAREGGLKF; this is translated from the coding sequence ATGGCATTAAGTAAATTAGAAAAAAGAATAAGAATCAAAAGAAGAGTAAGAGGAAAAATCTCTGGATCTTCTGAATTGCCAAGATTATCTGTATACAAAAGTAATAAGGAAATTTACGCTCAGTTAATCGATGATAACAGTGGAAAAACTTTAGCTTCTGCTTCTTCAAGAGAAAAAGGAGTTGATGCTACTGGAACAAAATCTGAAGTTTCTGCTGCTGTAGGTAAAGCTATCGCTGCTAAAGCTATTGCTGCAGGAATTGAAAATATTGTATTTGATAGAAACGGATTCGTATATCACGGGAGAATTAAAGCTCTAGCTGATGGTGCGAGAGAAGGTGGACTTAAATTCTAA
- the rpsE gene encoding 30S ribosomal protein S5, translating into MLGLDNIERVKPGGLELKDRLVAVNRVTKVTKGGRAFGFSAIVVVGNEDGVIGYGLGKSKEVASAIAKAVEDAKKNLVKVPVMNHTIPHQTTARYGGADIFLRPASHGTGLIAGGAVRAVLESAGIHDILSKSKGSSNPHNVVKATFKALLDIRRPEEIARMRGVSLTKVFNG; encoded by the coding sequence ATGTTAGGACTAGATAATATAGAAAGAGTAAAACCGGGAGGATTAGAACTTAAAGATCGTCTCGTAGCTGTTAACAGAGTAACAAAAGTAACTAAAGGAGGTAGAGCTTTCGGATTCTCTGCTATCGTAGTTGTAGGTAACGAAGATGGAGTGATCGGTTACGGATTAGGAAAATCTAAAGAGGTTGCTTCTGCAATTGCTAAAGCAGTTGAAGACGCTAAGAAAAACCTTGTGAAAGTTCCTGTAATGAACCACACTATTCCTCACCAAACTACTGCTAGATACGGAGGTGCAGATATCTTCTTAAGACCTGCTTCTCACGGTACAGGACTTATCGCCGGAGGTGCGGTAAGAGCGGTATTGGAGTCTGCTGGTATTCACGATATCCTTTCAAAATCCAAAGGATCTTCTAACCCTCACAACGTGGTGAAAGCTACTTTCAAAGCGTTATTGGATATCAGAAGACCTGAAGAGATCGCTAGAATGAGAGGAGTTTCTCTAACTAAAGTGTTTAACGGTTAA
- the rpmD gene encoding 50S ribosomal protein L30, whose amino-acid sequence MATIKVKQVRSAIGRTKTQKRTLEALGFKKLHQVVEHEATPSILGMIAAVSHLLEVQK is encoded by the coding sequence ATGGCAACAATTAAAGTAAAGCAAGTAAGAAGCGCTATTGGAAGAACAAAAACCCAAAAGAGAACGCTTGAAGCATTAGGATTTAAGAAACTTCACCAAGTTGTAGAACACGAAGCTACTCCTTCTATCTTAGGAATGATAGCTGCAGTTAGTCACTTACTTGAAGTTCAGAAATAA
- the rplO gene encoding 50S ribosomal protein L15: MNLNNIKPAAGSTFNSKRIGRGQGTGKGGTSTKGHKGQKARAGYSQKIGFEGGQMPLQRRLPKFGFKNINRKEFRGINLDTIQTLIENKSITGDITREVMIENGLITKNELVKIMGRGELKSAVSISADKFTKSAEELIAKAGGKAITL, translated from the coding sequence ATGAATTTAAACAATATAAAGCCAGCTGCAGGATCTACTTTCAATTCAAAAAGAATTGGTAGAGGTCAGGGTACTGGAAAAGGAGGTACTTCTACTAAAGGTCACAAAGGACAGAAAGCAAGAGCTGGTTATTCTCAGAAAATCGGTTTTGAAGGAGGTCAGATGCCTTTACAAAGAAGATTACCGAAATTCGGTTTCAAAAACATAAACAGAAAAGAGTTTAGAGGAATTAACCTTGATACAATCCAGACTTTAATCGAGAATAAATCTATCACTGGAGATATTACAAGAGAAGTTATGATTGAGAACGGTCTAATTACTAAAAACGAATTAGTGAAAATTATGGGTAGAGGAGAGTTGAAATCTGCGGTTTCTATCTCTGCTGACAAGTTCACTAAATCTGCTGAAGAGCTTATTGCTAAGGCAGGTGGAAAAGCAATTACCTTATAA
- the secY gene encoding preprotein translocase subunit SecY produces MKEFIQTLKNIWSLKELRDKIIFTLGIILVYRFASYISLPAINLAEVGDLLEHYKSQGGNKQGAGLLGLLSSFTGGAFSHASVMALGIMPYISASIIVQLMGMAIPYLQKLQKDGESGRNTLNQITRWLTIGVCLVQAPSYLTSITQLFLPYAQFSSAYYVEPNSIMFWLPSIVILVAGSVFAMWLGEKITDKGIGNGISILIMVGILSRLPEAFVQEMAVQNGKGGMGSIMILIEVIFWMLVVLLAVVLSVAVRKIPIQYVSRAQARGGVNRNLMQGARQWIPLKVNAAGVMPIIFAQALMFVPGLLTKVDESNTFLAGFKNVFSWQYNVLFALLIIIFSFFYTAITIPVNQMADDLKRNGGLVPKVRPGKETADYLDDILSKITLPGAIFLSIFAVLPAIVHGSFVQTDAFALFFGGTSLLIMVGVILDTVQQINTYLLNHHYDGLMQSKLSRTTGY; encoded by the coding sequence ATGAAAGAATTTATACAAACATTAAAAAATATTTGGAGCTTAAAGGAACTTAGAGATAAAATTATCTTTACTTTAGGTATTATCCTTGTGTATAGATTCGCATCTTATATCTCTTTACCTGCAATTAACCTTGCAGAAGTAGGAGATCTCTTAGAGCATTATAAAAGTCAGGGCGGTAACAAGCAAGGAGCAGGTCTCCTTGGCTTGCTTTCGTCGTTTACGGGGGGAGCTTTCAGCCATGCTTCCGTAATGGCGTTAGGTATCATGCCTTATATTTCTGCTTCTATTATTGTTCAGTTGATGGGGATGGCTATTCCTTATCTTCAGAAGCTTCAGAAAGATGGAGAGTCAGGTAGAAATACATTGAATCAAATTACTAGATGGTTAACTATTGGTGTTTGTCTTGTACAGGCGCCTTCTTATTTAACTTCTATTACTCAATTATTCTTACCATATGCTCAGTTCTCTTCTGCATATTATGTAGAGCCAAATTCTATTATGTTCTGGTTACCAAGCATTGTTATTTTGGTTGCTGGTTCAGTATTTGCAATGTGGTTGGGTGAGAAAATCACCGACAAAGGTATCGGAAACGGTATCTCTATCCTTATTATGGTAGGGATCCTTTCAAGATTACCTGAAGCATTCGTACAGGAAATGGCCGTGCAGAACGGAAAAGGAGGAATGGGGTCTATCATGATCCTTATTGAAGTAATTTTCTGGATGTTGGTTGTTCTTTTAGCGGTGGTATTATCTGTTGCTGTTAGAAAAATCCCTATTCAGTATGTTAGCAGAGCTCAAGCAAGAGGAGGTGTAAACAGAAATCTTATGCAAGGAGCAAGACAGTGGATTCCATTGAAAGTTAATGCTGCCGGTGTAATGCCGATTATCTTTGCTCAGGCATTGATGTTCGTACCTGGTTTATTAACGAAAGTAGATGAGTCTAATACTTTTCTTGCAGGTTTCAAGAATGTTTTTAGCTGGCAATACAACGTATTGTTTGCGCTATTAATTATTATCTTCTCATTCTTCTATACTGCGATTACAATTCCGGTAAACCAGATGGCTGATGATTTGAAGAGAAATGGAGGTTTAGTACCGAAAGTAAGACCCGGGAAAGAGACCGCTGATTATTTAGATGATATTTTATCAAAAATTACCTTGCCTGGTGCAATATTTTTATCTATCTTTGCAGTCCTTCCGGCAATTGTACACGGAAGCTTTGTTCAGACAGATGCGTTCGCCCTATTTTTCGGGGGGACATCACTATTGATTATGGTTGGAGTAATTTTAGATACTGTTCAACAGATTAATACATATCTGCTGAACCATCACTATGATGGCTTAATGCAGTCTAAATTATCAAGAACGACTGGATATTAA
- the infA gene encoding translation initiation factor IF-1, with translation MAKQKHIEQDGVITEALSNAQFRVELENGHVLIAHISGKMRMHYIKLLPGDKVKLEMSPYDLTKGRITFRY, from the coding sequence ATGGCAAAACAAAAACATATTGAACAAGACGGCGTTATAACGGAAGCACTTTCGAACGCTCAGTTCCGTGTAGAGCTAGAGAATGGGCATGTGCTTATTGCTCATATTTCTGGTAAAATGCGTATGCATTATATTAAACTTCTGCCTGGTGATAAGGTGAAATTAGAAATGTCTCCCTATGATTTGACAAAAGGGAGAATCACATTTAGATATTAA
- the rpmJ gene encoding 50S ribosomal protein L36 produces MKVRASIKKRSADCKIVRRKGVLFVINKKNPKFKQRQG; encoded by the coding sequence ATGAAAGTAAGAGCATCAATTAAAAAAAGAAGCGCTGATTGCAAAATCGTACGCAGAAAAGGTGTACTGTTTGTAATCAACAAGAAAAACCCAAAATTTAAACAAAGACAAGGCTAA
- the rpsM gene encoding 30S ribosomal protein S13, giving the protein MARISGIDLPKNKRGVIGLTYIYGIGRSTSSEILKAAGISEDKKVNEWNDDELAAIRTYISENVKVEGELRSEVQLNIKRLMDIGCQRGIRHRLGLPLRGQRTKNNSRTRKGKRKTVANKKKASK; this is encoded by the coding sequence ATGGCGAGAATTTCAGGTATTGATTTACCAAAAAACAAAAGAGGCGTTATCGGTTTAACTTACATCTACGGAATCGGAAGAAGTACTTCTTCAGAAATCCTTAAAGCTGCCGGTATCAGCGAAGACAAGAAAGTCAACGAATGGAATGACGATGAATTGGCTGCAATCAGAACTTATATCTCTGAAAACGTAAAAGTAGAAGGGGAACTTAGATCTGAAGTGCAATTGAACATCAAGAGATTGATGGACATAGGATGCCAACGAGGAATACGTCACAGACTTGGATTACCTTTAAGAGGCCAGAGAACGAAAAACAACTCTAGAACCCGTAAAGGAAAGAGAAAAACTGTTGCTAACAAGAAAAAAGCTAGTAAATAA
- the rpsK gene encoding 30S ribosomal protein S11, with amino-acid sequence MAKQTKVVKKRKVKVEAIGEAHIQASFNNIIISLTNKNGEVISWASAGKMGFRGSKKNTPFAAQMAAENCSAVAHEAGLRRVKVFVKGPGAGRESAIRTIHNSGIEVSEIIDVTPMPHNGCRPPKRRRV; translated from the coding sequence ATGGCAAAACAAACTAAAGTAGTTAAAAAAAGAAAAGTAAAAGTTGAAGCTATTGGTGAAGCGCATATTCAGGCTTCTTTCAATAACATCATCATTTCTTTAACAAATAAAAACGGAGAGGTTATCTCTTGGGCTTCTGCCGGTAAAATGGGATTCAGAGGTTCTAAAAAGAATACTCCATTTGCTGCTCAAATGGCAGCTGAAAATTGCTCTGCTGTAGCTCACGAAGCTGGTTTAAGAAGAGTAAAGGTGTTTGTGAAAGGTCCAGGTGCAGGTAGAGAATCTGCAATCAGAACTATTCACAATTCAGGAATTGAAGTTAGCGAAATCATTGATGTGACTCCTATGCCACACAATGGATGTAGACCACCAAAAAGAAGAAGAGTTTAA
- the rpsD gene encoding 30S ribosomal protein S4 — protein sequence MARYIGPKTKIARKFGAAIYGDDKNFEKRKNQPPGQHGPNKRRGAKKSEYAVQLAEKQKAKYTYGILERQFANLFDKAHRSKGVTGEVLLQLCESRLDNVVYRLGFAKTRSAARQLTSHRHITVNGEILNIPSYLVKAGDVIAVREKSKSLEVVAEALASKSNYEWLQFNDEKKEGTFVSAPERIQIPEDIKEQLIVELYSK from the coding sequence ATGGCAAGATATATTGGACCTAAAACTAAGATTGCTAGAAAGTTTGGTGCTGCAATCTACGGAGATGATAAAAACTTCGAAAAAAGAAAAAACCAACCGCCAGGACAACACGGTCCTAACAAAAGAAGAGGTGCTAAAAAATCAGAATACGCAGTTCAGTTGGCAGAAAAACAAAAAGCTAAATATACTTACGGTATCTTAGAAAGACAGTTTGCTAACCTATTTGATAAAGCACACAGAAGTAAAGGTGTAACCGGTGAAGTTCTATTGCAACTTTGCGAATCAAGATTGGATAACGTAGTATACAGATTAGGTTTTGCTAAAACAAGATCTGCTGCTAGACAGTTAACTTCTCACAGACACATCACTGTGAATGGTGAGATTCTTAACATTCCATCTTATTTAGTAAAAGCTGGTGATGTAATCGCTGTAAGAGAAAAATCTAAGTCTCTAGAAGTTGTGGCTGAAGCTTTGGCATCAAAATCAAACTATGAGTGGTTACAATTCAACGATGAGAAAAAAGAAGGTACTTTCGTATCTGCTCCTGAAAGAATCCAAATTCCGGAAGACATCAAGGAACAGCTTATCGTCGAACTTTACTCTAAATAA
- a CDS encoding DNA-directed RNA polymerase subunit alpha: protein MAILQFIKPDKVILLNSDEFKGQFEFRPLEPGFGLTIGNALRRVLLSSLEGYAISSIKIEGVEHEFSTIPGVIEDVTEIILNLKQVRLKAAAENQANEQVVAKVSGQTVITAGDLGKAMSGFEVLNPDLVICNLNSDVTFEITFNIEKGRGYVPSEQNKSNNAPVGTIAIDSIFTPIKKVQYSIENYRVEQKTDYEKLVLDIETDGSISPQNALTEASKILIYHFMLFSDERITLETEAVKASIQYDEETLHTRQLLKSKLADMDLSVRALNCLKAAEVETLGELVSYSKSDLMKFRNFGKKSLTELEELVHSKGLNFGFDVAKYKLDADN, encoded by the coding sequence ATGGCAATTTTACAATTCATAAAACCCGATAAAGTAATTTTACTTAACTCTGATGAATTTAAAGGTCAATTCGAATTCAGACCTTTAGAACCAGGTTTCGGGCTTACAATCGGTAATGCTTTGAGAAGAGTGTTGCTTTCTTCTCTGGAAGGATATGCTATTTCATCTATCAAAATAGAAGGTGTAGAGCACGAATTTTCAACTATTCCGGGAGTAATCGAAGATGTTACCGAAATTATTCTTAACCTTAAGCAGGTAAGATTAAAAGCTGCGGCAGAAAACCAAGCTAACGAGCAGGTAGTTGCTAAAGTTTCGGGGCAAACGGTGATCACTGCTGGAGATTTAGGTAAAGCGATGAGCGGATTTGAGGTTTTAAACCCAGATCTAGTTATTTGCAACCTAAATTCTGATGTTACTTTCGAAATTACTTTCAATATTGAAAAAGGTAGAGGATATGTTCCTTCGGAACAAAATAAGTCAAACAATGCACCTGTAGGTACTATTGCTATTGACTCTATTTTCACGCCAATTAAGAAAGTACAATACAGCATTGAAAATTATCGTGTAGAGCAAAAAACAGACTACGAAAAACTTGTATTAGATATAGAAACTGATGGATCTATCAGTCCTCAGAACGCTTTAACAGAAGCTTCTAAGATATTAATTTATCACTTCATGTTGTTCTCTGATGAGAGAATCACTTTGGAGACTGAAGCCGTAAAAGCATCTATCCAATATGATGAAGAGACTCTTCATACAAGACAATTACTTAAGTCTAAATTAGCAGATATGGATCTTTCTGTAAGAGCCCTTAACTGTCTGAAAGCTGCTGAAGTGGAAACTCTTGGAGAATTGGTTTCTTACAGTAAGTCTGATTTGATGAAATTCAGAAATTTTGGTAAAAAATCTTTGACAGAACTAGAAGAATTAGTGCATTCAAAAGGTCTAAACTTCGGTTTCGACGTTGCAAAATATAAATTAGACGCTGATAATTAA
- the rplQ gene encoding 50S ribosomal protein L17, translating to MRHGKKFNHLGRTASHRSALLSNMACSLIEHKRINTTVAKAKALRVYVEPLLTKAKEDTTHNRRIVFSYLQNKEAVAELFRTVAPKIAERNGGYTRIIKTGFRPGDAADTALIELVDFNELYNPNAEEKKTTRRSRRSTTATKKEAVVAEAPVVEEKAAEADSTEEKTEE from the coding sequence ATGAGACACGGTAAAAAATTCAATCACTTAGGAAGAACAGCTTCTCACAGAAGCGCTTTACTTTCTAATATGGCTTGTTCTCTAATTGAGCATAAAAGAATCAACACTACTGTAGCTAAAGCGAAAGCTTTAAGAGTATATGTTGAGCCTCTATTAACAAAAGCAAAAGAAGATACTACACACAACAGAAGAATTGTTTTTTCATATCTTCAAAATAAAGAAGCAGTTGCTGAATTGTTCAGAACTGTAGCTCCTAAAATCGCTGAGAGAAATGGTGGTTATACAAGAATCATCAAGACAGGATTCAGACCAGGTGATGCTGCTGATACTGCTCTTATCGAATTGGTAGACTTCAACGAGCTTTATAATCCTAATGCTGAAGAGAAAAAGACTACAAGAAGAAGCAGAAGATCAACAACGGCTACTAAAAAAGAAGCTGTAGTTGCTGAAGCTCCTGTAGTAGAAGAAAAAGCTGCTGAAGCTGATTCTACAGAGGAAAAAACTGAAGAATAA
- a CDS encoding response regulator transcription factor, producing the protein MSISIAIVEDEKNYNNALKKVIDYQDDMKVVAQFFDGNDALENLPDISPDVVMMDIQLQDMLGIEIIEKLHREMPTTQFIMCTSFEDDDKIFNSLKAGAMGYLVKGESMDKILTSIRDVYNGGAPMSFSIARKVLSHFERKLPEIKGFDELTEREKEVLELLSQGLLYKEIADKKFISIDTVKKHVGNIYRKLHVSNKVEAINKFNHFKN; encoded by the coding sequence ATGAGCATTTCCATAGCCATCGTAGAAGATGAAAAGAACTACAACAATGCATTAAAAAAAGTCATCGATTATCAGGATGACATGAAAGTTGTTGCCCAGTTTTTTGATGGAAATGATGCTTTAGAAAATCTTCCCGATATTTCTCCGGATGTAGTGATGATGGATATTCAATTGCAGGATATGCTAGGAATAGAGATTATCGAAAAACTACATAGGGAAATGCCAACTACACAATTCATTATGTGTACGAGTTTTGAAGATGATGATAAAATTTTCAACTCTTTAAAAGCCGGAGCAATGGGATACCTCGTAAAAGGCGAAAGCATGGATAAAATTCTTACATCAATTCGTGATGTGTATAATGGAGGAGCACCAATGAGCTTCTCAATCGCCCGAAAGGTTCTCAGCCATTTTGAAAGAAAACTTCCAGAAATAAAAGGTTTCGATGAACTCACCGAACGTGAGAAGGAAGTGTTAGAACTTTTATCTCAAGGTTTGCTTTACAAAGAAATCGCTGACAAAAAATTTATCAGCATCGATACCGTGAAAAAACATGTTGGAAATATCTACAGAAAACTCCACGTCAGTAATAAAGTGGAGGCTATTAATAAATTTAACCATTTTAAAAACTAA